From the genome of Monomorium pharaonis isolate MP-MQ-018 chromosome 2, ASM1337386v2, whole genome shotgun sequence, one region includes:
- the LOC105836405 gene encoding beta-1,3-galactosyltransferase 5 → MLDKRRLHASGTSPCTLIFVVVLALTGCFSFWIHIDGSGSPIPYSSGGVAAPGYILIFPGNVTPSTQPYSINELPSDDKSTLINITDFRFIMNHNPCNRTQPLLLMLVHSAPGNFPKRHVVRETWGQQAPDVTLLFLVGYSEEHQSKLEEENKKYQDLIQGNFLDAYRNMTYKHVMGLKWATYYCPSAKYILKLDDDVFVHLPAMLDFLTHGLSPWGARRLILCDLLSASAVKRSWRSKWRVSPQEYPGRLYPAYCAGWAILYSPDSVFILYREAQKEPYFWIDDVHITGTLARKVNLTQTSLHSWVLTTESMRDLLSNPSARRDFLFGPPDLTENGIRALHSLVTKPRPSSESLLNV, encoded by the exons ATGCTGGATAAGCGGCGGCTACATGCCTCCGGTACTTCGCCATGCACCCTCATCTTTGTGGTCGTTTTGGCACTAACTGGATGCTTCTCGTTTTGGATTCACATCGATGGTTCAGGATCGCCGATCCCCTACTCCAGCGGCGGTGTGGCCGCGCCAGGATATATCCTTATATTTCCCGGAAATGTCACGCCCTCCACGCAGCCATATTCGATAAACGAACTTCCGTCCGATGATAAATCCACGCTGATCAATATCACGGACTTTAGGTTCATTATGAACCATAATCCCTGCAACCGTACGCAACCGTTGCTGCTAATGTTAGTTCACTCAGCGCCAGGGAATTTCCCGAAGAGGCACGTCGTGCGGGAGACCTGGGGTCAACAAGCGCCAGACGTGACTTTATTGTTTCTCGTGGGATACTCGGAGGAACATCAATCCAAGCTTGAGGAGGAGAACAAGAAATATCAAGACTTAATACAGGGAAATTTTCTTGATGCCTATAGAAACATGACCTATAAGCATGTTATGGGATTAAAGTGGGCTACTTATTACTGTCCAA GTGccaaatatattcttaaattagaCGATGACGTTTTTGTTCATTTACCGGCCATGCTGGACTTTCTAACGCATGGCCTCTCGCCGTGGGGTGCAAGACGTCTGATTCTCTGTGATCTTCTGTCGGCTTCCGCAGTGAAAAGATCCTGGCGCTCAAAGTGGCGCGTCTCTCCTCAGGAGTATCCCGGTAGACTTTATCCCGCGTACTGTGCCGGATGGGCGATCCTATATTCTCCCGATAGTGTATTTATACTATACCGCGAAGCCCAGAAGGAGCCGTACTTCTGGATCGACGATGTGCACATTACCGGGACACTGGCTAGGAAAGTAAATTTAACGCAAACCTCATTACACTCTTGGGTGCTTACAACCGAGAGCATGCGGGACCTGTTGTCGAACCCGAGCGCTCGACGGGATTTTCTGTTCGGGCCTCCGGATCTAACGGAGAACGGAATACGAGCCTTACATAGTCTGGTTACTAAACCACGGCCTAGCAGTGAAAGCCTATTAAACGTCTAA